Proteins encoded together in one Planctopirus ephydatiae window:
- a CDS encoding polymorphic toxin-type HINT domain-containing protein translates to MDSETSQADDLHTDMTFDLASSGFGLDYEITQNQGQSHTKAGSLTDEVVIGGRSRSQDSTTNLWVNLAGYGNWTETSSSGWSETVSDYEFSRRIDKSYWYGRQSYQVSPVSYGRTSNWTSSGSSDRYGPADPYAGGSYQNAIFNPETGMVDYTYADASSPGSDPTGDHGYSEYEGVFESGTAHDLAEWNVTFSNPMSLINQALAPYNYYNLPFIPQAFTNAMGGYEPSYLGDWHLSSEGWASDTQYYKYYENDRTGDWRIDYWDHKPAENETPQRSEYGGPSYDSIQQEAYAAQQQAQSQANQTPPDEAPAAKSADQNYAEEQGSGGEYSSSVPEDAAPPGDEAKQAQNGAESRAAERIEKVDPEQGTAISDFLNAPLAIPGITQPDGVNQGPQAPTPPSSTVPGQPSAQDQAIKALQRLAALQQQFMLGAVEGFVIDGFVGSVQSLKDLLFSAVSTAGSYAWWQLERRYDAISSFDLGKIGWTFIADPSGMGDAALAATKKVKEYQDKLMPYVAEIQSFDKETWWKLYEGKFEELEGQVSSVVLLAAREAHRVVNAVYDSLIGKMSPERAANIAGRLFGMILYEVVEGIVVGAVTAGVGAAVGKSAKIMGMIKRINNFPGLDNPLLKRVVDDFVTTLAKLANTKVCFVAGTMVHTLEGLKPIEQVVKGDLVLTRSEFAGPDDRSVVYRPVVGTIVTQPVELVHLEVTADDGRTETISTTPVHPFFVVEHRGFVHAGKLNAGDTLSLPEGRSAVVASVRRETSDPGTSFTTYNIEIEEMHTYFVGKMGVWVHNESNLECVKATAHFLNLQKAGKLSPAELREAIIDWFREKVAKGELSVESAFKHIDDTLEEVGLPKAGGPIDLTPKGIAPRFQSGSPGSPEHKANRWEEYKEKGGKWDYNRWEQTYELNMARATKAHEALNRYHSQIGWGKREVTIPVEGVNRRLDIADVATRRGIEYKTGYQSATQDNLWEVERDKALVNKGWDIEWVFEGQASQQLLEALDRAGIRYSFR, encoded by the coding sequence GTGGACTCAGAAACCTCCCAGGCCGACGATCTCCACACCGATATGACGTTTGATCTGGCGTCGTCTGGTTTTGGTTTGGATTACGAGATCACCCAGAATCAGGGGCAATCCCACACCAAAGCCGGTTCTCTCACGGACGAAGTGGTCATCGGTGGCCGCAGCCGGTCACAGGATTCCACCACCAATCTCTGGGTCAACCTCGCAGGCTATGGCAACTGGACAGAAACTAGCAGTTCCGGCTGGAGTGAAACAGTTTCCGACTACGAGTTCTCCCGGCGGATCGATAAGTCCTACTGGTACGGTCGGCAAAGCTACCAGGTGAGCCCGGTCTCGTATGGCCGGACATCCAACTGGACCAGCAGTGGCTCTTCTGATCGATATGGCCCGGCTGACCCGTATGCCGGGGGTTCGTATCAGAATGCGATCTTCAATCCCGAGACCGGGATGGTCGATTACACCTATGCCGATGCCTCGTCACCCGGTTCTGATCCCACGGGCGATCACGGCTACTCCGAGTACGAAGGTGTCTTTGAAAGTGGCACTGCTCACGATCTGGCGGAATGGAATGTCACCTTCTCGAATCCCATGAGCCTGATCAATCAGGCACTGGCTCCGTACAACTATTACAACCTGCCGTTCATCCCTCAGGCCTTCACCAATGCCATGGGTGGCTATGAACCGTCGTATTTGGGCGACTGGCATTTGTCGAGTGAAGGTTGGGCCAGTGATACGCAGTATTACAAGTACTACGAGAACGACCGCACAGGGGATTGGCGGATCGATTACTGGGATCACAAGCCTGCCGAGAACGAAACACCGCAGCGCAGCGAATACGGCGGCCCCAGCTATGATTCGATCCAGCAGGAAGCCTACGCCGCCCAGCAACAGGCCCAAAGCCAGGCCAACCAGACACCTCCCGACGAAGCCCCTGCTGCCAAGAGTGCTGACCAGAACTATGCCGAAGAACAAGGTTCGGGAGGCGAATACAGCTCCAGTGTCCCCGAAGACGCAGCTCCTCCGGGTGATGAGGCTAAACAAGCACAGAATGGCGCTGAATCGCGCGCCGCTGAGCGAATTGAAAAAGTTGATCCTGAGCAAGGCACGGCGATCTCTGATTTTCTAAATGCGCCTTTGGCAATTCCCGGGATTACACAGCCAGATGGGGTTAATCAGGGCCCGCAAGCCCCGACTCCTCCATCATCGACCGTGCCTGGTCAACCATCGGCTCAAGATCAGGCAATTAAGGCACTCCAGCGTCTGGCCGCTTTGCAGCAGCAATTCATGCTGGGTGCAGTTGAAGGGTTTGTGATCGACGGCTTTGTAGGGAGTGTCCAATCACTTAAGGATTTATTGTTTAGTGCTGTCAGCACAGCAGGGAGTTACGCCTGGTGGCAGCTGGAGAGGCGATATGACGCTATCTCCAGCTTTGATCTCGGAAAGATTGGCTGGACATTTATCGCTGACCCATCAGGAATGGGCGATGCAGCTCTTGCGGCCACTAAGAAGGTTAAAGAGTACCAAGACAAGTTGATGCCGTATGTGGCAGAGATTCAGTCCTTCGATAAAGAGACCTGGTGGAAGCTCTACGAAGGCAAGTTTGAGGAACTTGAAGGTCAAGTCTCATCCGTCGTACTTTTAGCGGCTAGAGAAGCTCATCGAGTTGTCAACGCTGTGTACGACAGTTTGATTGGCAAGATGTCGCCCGAGCGAGCGGCCAATATTGCCGGACGGCTCTTTGGCATGATTCTTTATGAAGTGGTTGAAGGAATTGTCGTCGGCGCCGTGACTGCCGGCGTAGGGGCGGCTGTCGGAAAATCTGCAAAAATAATGGGGATGATCAAGAGGATCAATAATTTCCCCGGTTTAGACAACCCGCTTCTGAAGCGAGTCGTCGACGACTTCGTGACCACGTTGGCGAAACTGGCAAACACCAAAGTGTGCTTCGTCGCTGGGACGATGGTTCATACTCTGGAGGGGCTCAAGCCAATTGAGCAGGTGGTGAAGGGCGATCTGGTATTGACCCGCTCCGAGTTCGCCGGACCAGATGATCGGAGCGTCGTATATCGGCCGGTGGTGGGGACGATTGTCACACAACCAGTGGAACTGGTGCATCTTGAAGTGACGGCTGATGATGGCCGGACGGAAACGATCAGCACCACACCCGTGCATCCCTTCTTCGTCGTCGAACATCGTGGGTTCGTGCATGCCGGGAAACTGAATGCCGGAGATACGCTCTCACTGCCTGAGGGCCGGTCGGCAGTGGTTGCATCGGTGAGACGTGAGACTTCTGATCCGGGAACGTCGTTCACGACGTACAACATTGAAATCGAGGAGATGCACACCTACTTCGTCGGCAAAATGGGTGTGTGGGTGCACAATGAGAGCAACCTGGAGTGCGTGAAGGCCACGGCCCACTTCCTCAACCTCCAGAAGGCGGGTAAACTCTCACCTGCCGAGTTGCGAGAGGCGATTATCGACTGGTTCAGGGAGAAAGTTGCCAAAGGTGAACTGAGCGTAGAATCAGCATTTAAGCACATTGACGATACACTGGAGGAAGTGGGCCTACCCAAGGCTGGCGGACCGATCGATTTAACACCTAAGGGAATTGCTCCACGATTCCAAAGCGGCTCACCTGGATCTCCAGAGCATAAAGCGAATCGATGGGAAGAATACAAGGAAAAGGGTGGCAAATGGGATTATAATCGTTGGGAACAGACGTATGAATTAAACATGGCACGTGCGACAAAAGCGCATGAGGCTCTGAACCGGTACCATTCACAAATCGGCTGGGGGAAACGCGAAGTTACTATTCCCGTCGAGGGGGTTAATCGAAGATTAGATATTGCGGATGTGGCAACACGAAGAGGAATCGAATACAAAACTGGATATCAATCGGCAACTCAAGATAACTTGTGGGAAGTTGAACGCGACAAAGCATTGGTAAACAAAGGTTGGGATATTGAATGGGTTTTTGAGGGGCAAGCGAGTCAGCAGCTACTCGAAGCATTGGATAGAGCAGGTATACGCTATTCTTTTCGTTAA